From Anthonomus grandis grandis chromosome 20, icAntGran1.3, whole genome shotgun sequence, the proteins below share one genomic window:
- the LOC126747787 gene encoding uncharacterized protein LOC126747787 isoform X1 has translation MTGFDSEFDGDSKYGNMQMETPEGSRFNISDSELPNKDIEQMEEDGKDSNEEDSLLSGIAASPTNWNKITPEKLRTPKSKPLKTILKKACANKENKNVLSNKIISWAANKAELVSKETEYLEKEHLLRVEMMKERHKHQMALETKESDERILIQAKKAELELEILQLKKDQLLSANK, from the exons ATGACAGGCTTTGATTCAGAATTTGATGGAGATAGTA AATATGGCAACATGCAGATGGAAACTCCTGAGGGATCtcgttttaatatttctgattcAG agtTACCTAATAAAGACATAGAGCAAATGGAGGAAGATGGCAAAGATTCTAATGAGGAAGATAGTTTATTGTCAGGTATAG CTGCTTCACCTACCAACTGGAACAAAATAACCCCAGAAAAGCTTCGCACTCCAAAATCGAAGCCATTGAAAACCATTTTGAAGAAGGCTTGTGCTAATAAGg aaaataaaaatgttctgtcaaataaaattatttcctgGGCTGCAAATAAAGCTGAATTAGTCTCCAAGGAGACAGAATACCTTGAAAAAGAACATCTTTTGAGAGTAGAAATGATGAAGGAACGCCACAAACATCAAATGGCACTAGAAACAAAGGAGAGTGATGAAAGAATTCTTATTCAAGCTAAGAAAGCTGAACTAGAGCTGGAGATCCTTCAACTGAAAAAAGATCAGCTGCTATCTGCTAATAAATGa
- the LOC126747787 gene encoding uncharacterized protein LOC126747787 isoform X2, whose amino-acid sequence MTGFDSEFDGDSKYGNMQMETPEGSRFNISDSELPNKDIEQMEEDGKDSNEEDSLLSAASPTNWNKITPEKLRTPKSKPLKTILKKACANKENKNVLSNKIISWAANKAELVSKETEYLEKEHLLRVEMMKERHKHQMALETKESDERILIQAKKAELELEILQLKKDQLLSANK is encoded by the exons ATGACAGGCTTTGATTCAGAATTTGATGGAGATAGTA AATATGGCAACATGCAGATGGAAACTCCTGAGGGATCtcgttttaatatttctgattcAG agtTACCTAATAAAGACATAGAGCAAATGGAGGAAGATGGCAAAGATTCTAATGAGGAAGATAGTTTATTGTCAG CTGCTTCACCTACCAACTGGAACAAAATAACCCCAGAAAAGCTTCGCACTCCAAAATCGAAGCCATTGAAAACCATTTTGAAGAAGGCTTGTGCTAATAAGg aaaataaaaatgttctgtcaaataaaattatttcctgGGCTGCAAATAAAGCTGAATTAGTCTCCAAGGAGACAGAATACCTTGAAAAAGAACATCTTTTGAGAGTAGAAATGATGAAGGAACGCCACAAACATCAAATGGCACTAGAAACAAAGGAGAGTGATGAAAGAATTCTTATTCAAGCTAAGAAAGCTGAACTAGAGCTGGAGATCCTTCAACTGAAAAAAGATCAGCTGCTATCTGCTAATAAATGa